A single region of the Salvia miltiorrhiza cultivar Shanhuang (shh) chromosome 8, IMPLAD_Smil_shh, whole genome shotgun sequence genome encodes:
- the LOC130999944 gene encoding CMP-sialic acid transporter 2-like: protein MKNGMIECSVCHSKIVNPSTKAVSRAYDRHRSKISSKQRALNFLLVGGDCVLVGFQPILVYMSKVDGRFKFSPISVNFLTEVAKVLFAITMLLFQARRQKVGEKPLLSLSTFMQAARNNKLLAVPALLYAINNYLKFTMQLYFNPATVKMLSNLKVLVIAVLLKFIMKRRFSIIQWEALALLLIGISINQLKSMPEGSTALGLPITTGAYMCTLIFVTVPSMASVFNEYALKSQYDTSIYLQNLFLYGYGAIFNFLGILGTVIFKGPSNFNILEGHSKATMFLICNNAAQGILSSFFFKYADTILKKYSSTVATIFTGIASAALFGHTLTINFLLGISVVFISMHQFFSPLAKAKDEEQNGVVERTDIQENHRSRDSSFINMAAGANDEASHRVGPDEKQPLLPT, encoded by the exons ATGAAGAACGGGATGATAGAATGCAGTGTCTGTCATTCCAAAATAGTTAATCCATCCACTAAGGCTGTTTCACGAGCTTATGACCGACATAGGAGCAAGATATCGTCAAAGCAGCGGGCGCTTAACTTCTTATTAGTTGGCGGTGATTGTGTCCTTGTTGGTTTCCAG CCTATTTTAGTTTATATGTCAAAGGTGGATGGCCGCTTCAAGTTTAGCCCGATTAGTGTCAACTTTTTGACAGAGGTTGCTAAAGTTCTTTTTGCAATCACAATGCTTTTGTTCCAG GCTAGGCGACAGAAAGTTGGTGAAAAGCCGCTTCTCTCACTTTCAACATTTATGCAG GCTGCTCGCAACAATAAACTTCTTGCAGTTCCAGCCCTACTTTATGCTATAAATAACTACCTGAAGTTTACTATGCAG CTATATTTCAACCCCGCAACAGTGAAAATGTTGAGCAATTTAAAG GTTTTGGTAATTGCTGTACTTCTCAAGTTCATCATGAAACGTCGATTCTCAATAATTCAG TGGGAGGCTCTTGCTTTGCTGCTGATAGGGATTAGTATAAATCAACTTAAATCCATGCCGGAGGGTTCCACTGCTTTGGGTCTCCCCATTACAACTGGTGCATATATGTGCACACTGATATTT GTAACAGTTCCTTCTATGGCCTCTGTCTTCAATGAATATGCCCTTAAAAGCCAATATGACACCAGCATTTATCTTCAG AACCTATTTTTATATGGATACGGAGCTATATTCAACTTTCTTGGAATTCTCGGAACTGTCATTTTTAAAG GTCCCAGCAATTTCAATATACTGGAAGGACATTCAAAAGCTACCATGTTTTTGATATGTAACAACGCTGCACAAGGAATTCTATCCTCCTTTTTCTTCAAATATGCTG ACACGATCTTGAAGAAGTATTCTTCGACTGTTGCAACAATATTTACAGGCATAGCATCTGCTGCTTTGTTTGGCCATACTTTGACCATAAACTTTTTGTTAGGGATTTCAGTGGTTTTCATTTCAATGCACCAG TTCTTTTCACCTCTTGCAAAAGCCAAGGATGAAGAACAAAATGGGGTGGTAGAAAGAACTGATATTCAGGAAAACCATAG GTCAAGGGATTCATCCTTCATAAATATGGCTGCTGGAGCTAATGATGAG GCTAGTCACCGTGTCGGACCTGACGAAAAGCAACCCCTTCTTCCCACTTGA